Proteins from a genomic interval of Zingiber officinale cultivar Zhangliang chromosome 2A, Zo_v1.1, whole genome shotgun sequence:
- the LOC122042114 gene encoding probable protein phosphatase 2C 10 isoform X1, producing the protein MERGLGDLPTGPSLTVGKGRSSNSRTRISYGYSLLKGAADHPIEDYHVAKFINVGDQELGLFAIFDGHSGDSVPAYLQDHLFTNILEEEELWSDPDAAIRRAYERTDNEILSHSRDLGRGGSTAVTAILVNGTKLWVANVGDSRAVLARRGEAIQMSIDHEPNSERESIETRGGFVSNLPGDVARVNGQLAVSRAFGDKNLKAQVRSDPDVRVEDANSETELLILASDGVWKVLSNQEAVDLVRKIKNPLAAARRLTLEAFKRESKDDISCIVVRFNG; encoded by the exons ATGGAAAGGGGACTGGGGGATCTTCCGACTG GACCTTCGTTGACTGTTGGTAAAGGTAGAAGCTCAAACAGTCGCACCAGGATTAGCTATGGCTATAGTCTGCTAAAAGGAGCAGCAGATCATCCCATAGAGGATTATCATGTAGCCAAATTCATCAACGTCGGAGATCAGGAACTTGGTCTATTTGCGATCTTCGATGGCCATTCAGGAGACAGCGTTCCTGCTTATTTACAGGATCATCTGTTCACCAATATTCTGGAGGAG GAAGAGTTGTGGAGCGATCCTGATGCAGCGATCAGAAGGGCCTACGAGAGGACCGACAACGAGATACTTTCTCACAGTCGAGATTTGGGGAGAGGTGGATCCACCGCAGTCACTGCGATCCTCGTAAACGGCACCAAATTGTGGGTGGCGAATGTTGGTGATTCGAGAGCTGTTCTTGCAAGGCGAGGCGAGGCCATCCAGATGTCGATCGATCACGAACCGAATTCTGAACGAGAGAGTATCGAAACGAGAGGTGGCTTTGTTTCTAACCTTCCAG GCGACGTGGCGAGAGTTAATGGGCAGTTAGCAGTTTCGCGGGCTTTCGGGGACAAGAATCTGAAAGCACAAGTAAGATCAGATCCTGATGTACGAGTTGAAGATGCGAACTCCGAGACTGAGCTGCTCATCCTTGCGAGCGATGGCGTCTGGAAG GTTTTGAGCAATCAGGAGGCCGTTGACCTTGTAAGAAAAATCAAGAACCCATTAGCAGCAGCtcggaggttgactctggagGCCTTTAAGAGAGAGAGTAAAGACGACATATCGTGCATTGTCGTTCGCTTCAATGGTTAA
- the LOC122042114 gene encoding probable protein phosphatase 2C 9 isoform X2, whose protein sequence is MLPHPFRNLSFDFCSGWKGDWGIFRLLAGPSLTVGKGRSSNSRTRISYGYSLLKGAADHPIEDYHVAKFINVGDQELGLFAIFDGHSGDSVPAYLQDHLFTNILEEEELWSDPDAAIRRAYERTDNEILSHSRDLGRGGSTAVTAILVNGTKLWVANVGDSRAVLARRGEAIQMSIDHEPNSERESIETRGGFVSNLPGDVARVNGQLAVSRAFGDKNLKAQVRSDPDVRVEDANSETELLILASDGVWKVLSNQEAVDLVRKIKNPLAAARRLTLEAFKRESKDDISCIVVRFNG, encoded by the exons ATGCTTCCCCATCCCTTCCGAAACCTCTCTTTTGATTTCTGCTCCGGATGGAAAGGGGACTGGGGGATCTTCCGACTG CTTGCAGGACCTTCGTTGACTGTTGGTAAAGGTAGAAGCTCAAACAGTCGCACCAGGATTAGCTATGGCTATAGTCTGCTAAAAGGAGCAGCAGATCATCCCATAGAGGATTATCATGTAGCCAAATTCATCAACGTCGGAGATCAGGAACTTGGTCTATTTGCGATCTTCGATGGCCATTCAGGAGACAGCGTTCCTGCTTATTTACAGGATCATCTGTTCACCAATATTCTGGAGGAG GAAGAGTTGTGGAGCGATCCTGATGCAGCGATCAGAAGGGCCTACGAGAGGACCGACAACGAGATACTTTCTCACAGTCGAGATTTGGGGAGAGGTGGATCCACCGCAGTCACTGCGATCCTCGTAAACGGCACCAAATTGTGGGTGGCGAATGTTGGTGATTCGAGAGCTGTTCTTGCAAGGCGAGGCGAGGCCATCCAGATGTCGATCGATCACGAACCGAATTCTGAACGAGAGAGTATCGAAACGAGAGGTGGCTTTGTTTCTAACCTTCCAG GCGACGTGGCGAGAGTTAATGGGCAGTTAGCAGTTTCGCGGGCTTTCGGGGACAAGAATCTGAAAGCACAAGTAAGATCAGATCCTGATGTACGAGTTGAAGATGCGAACTCCGAGACTGAGCTGCTCATCCTTGCGAGCGATGGCGTCTGGAAG GTTTTGAGCAATCAGGAGGCCGTTGACCTTGTAAGAAAAATCAAGAACCCATTAGCAGCAGCtcggaggttgactctggagGCCTTTAAGAGAGAGAGTAAAGACGACATATCGTGCATTGTCGTTCGCTTCAATGGTTAA